From a region of the Streptomyces sp. NBC_01454 genome:
- a CDS encoding Gfo/Idh/MocA family protein yields MHEAPSQNHDDHDGHDGRHDPNEAGPSRRSVLWTAGAAGAGLGLGGLTSTQAAAAAPATPGSAAAASPAAKGRTMIGVPFERRGTVRVGIIGLGNRGGSMIDLFLAMPGVRVVALCDPVKDKTAKAAKKVTAAGQPAPAVYTHGEHDFENLCARGDLDFVYAATPWDRHFEMAKTALLHGKHVGVECPLALRLDQLWELVDLSERTRRHCMQLENCCYGRNEMRVLRMAHAGLFGELLHGAGAYVHDLRGLMFDPKYYEGPWRRLWHTRLRGDLYPNHGFGPVANYMDLNRGDRAVRISSIGTPALGLAAYRKDHMPAGDPSWKESYIGSDRTISLVQTAKGRVIRLEHDVSTPHPYSRINSLGGTKGLFEDYPERIYIEPDHSNDEWGDFGTYAQWDHWLWKEHANPPGGHGGMDYLLIFRLIQCMRLGLVPDFDVYDAATWTAPVPLSDLSIKANGAPQEIPDFTRGLWKKARPGMDSQKPEE; encoded by the coding sequence ATGCACGAGGCACCCTCGCAGAACCACGACGACCACGACGGCCACGACGGCCGGCACGACCCCAACGAGGCGGGTCCGAGCCGCCGTTCGGTCCTGTGGACCGCCGGTGCGGCGGGCGCCGGGCTGGGACTCGGCGGCCTGACGTCCACTCAGGCCGCGGCGGCCGCACCCGCGACGCCCGGCTCCGCGGCCGCCGCCTCCCCCGCGGCCAAGGGCCGGACCATGATCGGGGTGCCGTTCGAGCGGCGCGGCACCGTACGCGTCGGCATCATCGGCCTCGGCAACCGCGGCGGCAGCATGATCGACCTCTTTCTCGCGATGCCGGGCGTCCGCGTCGTCGCCCTGTGCGACCCGGTGAAGGACAAGACCGCCAAGGCCGCCAAGAAGGTCACCGCCGCGGGGCAGCCCGCACCCGCCGTCTACACCCACGGCGAGCACGACTTCGAGAACCTCTGCGCGCGCGGCGACCTCGACTTCGTCTACGCCGCGACGCCCTGGGACCGGCACTTCGAGATGGCGAAGACGGCGCTGCTGCACGGCAAGCACGTGGGCGTCGAATGCCCCCTCGCCCTGCGGCTGGACCAGCTGTGGGAGCTGGTCGATCTCTCCGAACGCACCCGCAGACACTGCATGCAGCTGGAGAACTGCTGTTACGGCAGGAATGAGATGCGGGTGCTGCGGATGGCACACGCGGGCCTCTTCGGCGAGCTGCTGCACGGCGCCGGTGCCTACGTCCACGATCTGCGCGGCCTGATGTTCGACCCGAAGTATTACGAGGGGCCATGGCGCCGGCTGTGGCACACCCGGCTGCGCGGCGACCTCTACCCCAACCACGGGTTCGGCCCGGTCGCCAACTACATGGACCTCAACCGCGGGGACCGCGCCGTCCGCATCTCCAGCATCGGCACCCCCGCCCTCGGCCTCGCCGCCTACCGCAAGGACCACATGCCCGCCGGCGACCCCAGCTGGAAGGAGTCGTACATCGGGAGCGACCGGACGATCAGCCTCGTCCAGACCGCCAAGGGGCGGGTGATCCGGCTGGAGCACGATGTCTCCACCCCGCATCCCTACAGCCGCATCAACAGCCTCGGCGGCACCAAGGGACTCTTCGAGGACTACCCCGAGCGGATCTATATCGAGCCGGACCACAGCAACGACGAGTGGGGCGACTTCGGCACGTACGCGCAGTGGGACCACTGGCTCTGGAAGGAGCACGCCAACCCGCCCGGCGGACACGGCGGCATGGACTACCTGCTGATCTTCCGGCTGATCCAGTGCATGCGGCTGGGCCTCGTACCGGACTTCGACGTCTATGACGCGGCGACCTGGACCGCGCCGGTGCCGCTGAGCGACCTCTCGATCAAGGCGAACGGCGCCCCGCAGGAGATTCCCGACTTCACCCGCGGACTGTGGAAGAAGGCCCGGCCGGGGATGGATTCGCAGAAGCCGGAGGAGTAG
- a CDS encoding ABC transporter ATP-binding protein, whose amino-acid sequence MIGLAPPAHDPDAPQTVTTLPVGSPATVRGYVGGLIRRHRTAFTVLVAVNAAAVIASMAGPYLLGGVVEKLSAGDRDIPLERTLVLFALALAAQTVFVRMVRLRGAMLGERMLADLREDFLVRSVALPPGVLERAGTGDLLSRITTDVDRLSSAMREAVPQLAIGVVWAALLLGGITVTAPPLALSVLLALPLLIVGCRWYFKRAPSAYRSEAAGYAAVSAVLTESVDAGRTIEAHRLGARRIALSEHRIREWTQWERYTLYLRSVLFPVVDLTHVLLLGTVLLLGGAFVIGGWITPGQLTTGALLSQMMIEPVGLILRWYDELQVAQVSLARLVGVREIEPEAGDPERFPDGRDVHADRVSFGYHADVDVLREVSLQIRPGSRLALVGPSGAGKSTLGRLLAGIYGPRTGTVTLGGAELSALPAERIREQVALVNQEHHVFVGSLRDNLRLARPAADETELWAALGAVDADGWARALGKGLDTEVGSGGHTLTPAQAQQIALARLVLADPHTLVLDEATSLLDPRAARHLERSLGRVLDGRTVVAIAHRLHTAHDADVIAVVEEGRISELGSHDELVAAEGAYAALWRSWHG is encoded by the coding sequence ATGATCGGCCTGGCACCCCCGGCACACGACCCGGACGCCCCGCAGACCGTCACCACCCTGCCCGTCGGCTCACCGGCGACGGTACGCGGTTACGTCGGCGGCCTGATCCGCCGTCACCGCACGGCATTCACCGTGCTGGTCGCCGTGAACGCCGCGGCGGTGATCGCCTCCATGGCCGGGCCGTACCTGCTCGGCGGCGTCGTGGAGAAACTCTCCGCGGGCGACCGGGACATCCCGCTGGAGCGCACCCTCGTCCTGTTCGCCCTCGCGCTGGCCGCCCAGACGGTGTTCGTCCGGATGGTCCGGCTGCGCGGGGCGATGCTCGGCGAGCGGATGCTGGCGGACCTGCGCGAGGACTTCCTCGTACGGTCCGTGGCGCTGCCGCCGGGCGTCCTGGAGCGGGCCGGCACCGGCGATCTGCTGTCACGGATCACCACCGATGTCGACCGGCTCTCCAGCGCGATGCGCGAGGCGGTGCCGCAACTGGCCATCGGCGTGGTGTGGGCGGCGCTGCTGCTCGGCGGGATCACCGTGACCGCGCCGCCGCTCGCACTGTCCGTGCTGCTCGCGCTGCCGCTGCTGATCGTCGGCTGTCGCTGGTACTTCAAGCGGGCCCCGAGCGCCTATCGCTCGGAGGCGGCCGGCTACGCCGCGGTGTCGGCCGTGCTCACCGAGTCCGTGGACGCGGGGCGCACGATCGAGGCCCACCGGCTGGGCGCCCGCCGCATCGCCCTCTCGGAGCACCGGATCCGCGAATGGACCCAATGGGAGCGCTACACCCTCTACCTCCGGTCGGTGCTCTTCCCCGTCGTCGATCTGACGCATGTACTGCTGCTGGGCACGGTGTTGCTGCTGGGCGGGGCGTTCGTCATCGGCGGCTGGATCACTCCGGGGCAGCTGACGACCGGCGCGCTGCTGTCGCAGATGATGATCGAGCCGGTCGGCCTGATCCTGCGGTGGTACGACGAACTGCAGGTGGCCCAGGTGTCCCTCGCGCGACTCGTCGGCGTCCGGGAGATCGAACCGGAGGCCGGGGATCCGGAGCGCTTCCCGGACGGCCGCGACGTGCACGCCGACCGGGTCAGCTTCGGCTACCACGCCGACGTGGATGTGCTGCGCGAGGTCTCGTTGCAGATCCGTCCGGGGAGCCGGCTGGCACTGGTGGGGCCGTCCGGCGCCGGCAAGTCGACGCTGGGCCGGCTGCTGGCCGGCATCTACGGCCCCCGCACCGGGACCGTCACCCTCGGCGGGGCCGAGCTCTCCGCGCTGCCGGCCGAGCGGATCCGCGAGCAGGTCGCGCTGGTCAACCAGGAACACCACGTCTTCGTGGGCTCCCTGCGCGACAATCTCCGGCTGGCCCGCCCCGCGGCGGACGAAACCGAACTGTGGGCCGCACTCGGCGCGGTGGACGCCGACGGCTGGGCACGGGCCCTGGGCAAGGGACTGGACACCGAGGTCGGCTCGGGCGGCCATACGCTGACCCCGGCCCAGGCACAGCAGATCGCGCTGGCCCGGCTCGTCCTCGCCGACCCTCACACGCTCGTCCTGGACGAGGCGACCTCCCTGCTCGACCCACGGGCGGCCCGCCATCTGGAGCGTTCGCTGGGCAGGGTGCTCGACGGCCGCACGGTGGTGGCGATCGCACACCGGCTGCACACCGCGCATGACGCCGATGTGATCGCGGTCGTCGAGGAGGGCCGGATCAGCGAACTGGGCAGCCACGACGAACTGGTCGCCGCCGAGGGCGCCTACGCGGCACTCTGGCGGTCGTGGCACGGCTGA
- a CDS encoding roadblock/LC7 domain-containing protein, whose translation MALSSGLDWLLDDLTKRVEKVRHALVLSNDGLVTGASEQLAGEDAEHLAAVASGLHSLAKGSGLHFGIGRVRQTMVEFDDGVLFVTAAGDGSALCVLAGAEADMGQIAYEMTLLVNRVGEHLGVAVRRPESYPQI comes from the coding sequence ATGGCATTGAGCAGCGGACTCGACTGGCTGCTGGACGACCTGACCAAGCGGGTGGAGAAGGTACGGCACGCGTTGGTGCTCTCCAACGACGGGCTGGTGACCGGGGCGAGCGAGCAACTGGCGGGGGAGGACGCCGAGCATCTCGCGGCGGTCGCCTCGGGACTGCACAGCCTGGCGAAGGGATCGGGGCTCCACTTCGGCATCGGCCGGGTGCGCCAGACGATGGTGGAGTTCGACGACGGCGTGCTGTTCGTGACGGCGGCGGGGGACGGCAGCGCGCTGTGCGTGCTGGCGGGCGCCGAGGCCGACATGGGCCAGATCGCCTACGAAATGACGCTGCTGGTCAATCGCGTCGGGGAGCATCTGGGGGTCGCGGTCCGCCGCCCCGAGAGTTATCCACAGATCTGA
- a CDS encoding ABC transporter ATP-binding protein, whose translation MHIRDLPHTDPGVPDVRTGGAFLRWLCAQQVGGQLSALAWGLLNLGGIAASPLAVGLAVQAVVDRDGGRLLLAGALVLALGLLSAVGGVMLHRAAVTNWITAVARMQQLLARKTTELGSAMTRRVAAGEIAAVSTGDLEKIGWFVEALSRFGASAVTTAGLCVALACYQPALGALVALGVPVMALAVLPLLPPAIRRADAQRDKAGQATELASDTVAGLRVLRGIGGEELFLDRYRSASQEVRKAAVRSARMWSLISAVQVLLPGLLLLAVVWYGARLALDGTITVGDLVTLYSAVAFLLFPLRHFEEIAQAYAFARPSATRTARVLAQHRPAGAPAEDTATPPTGELHDPVSGLTAQAGRLTAVVCGDPDAAGRLAEHLGGHPPSADDDSGKARPPSVLLGGTPLDELPRDAARRAVLVQDKDPMLLSGTLGELLDVPASGRVGATQALAAAQCGDVLTALAQATADDSGDPMRTHITERGRSLSGGQRQRLALARSLVTDPEVLVLDEPSSAVDAHTEARIADGLRELRRGRTTVVLTSSPLLLDRADEVVFLQEGTVAARATHRELLHLHPAYRAVVTRASDPEPALSAGHPEREGRTA comes from the coding sequence ATGCACATTCGCGACCTTCCGCATACCGACCCGGGCGTCCCCGACGTCCGTACGGGCGGCGCCTTCCTCCGCTGGCTCTGTGCACAGCAAGTCGGCGGACAGCTGTCGGCCCTCGCCTGGGGACTGCTGAACCTCGGCGGCATCGCCGCCTCCCCACTGGCGGTGGGCCTCGCCGTGCAGGCCGTGGTGGACCGCGACGGCGGCCGGCTCCTCCTGGCCGGCGCTCTGGTCCTGGCCCTCGGACTGCTGAGCGCGGTCGGCGGGGTGATGCTCCACCGCGCCGCGGTCACCAACTGGATCACCGCCGTCGCCCGGATGCAGCAGCTGCTCGCCCGCAAGACCACGGAACTGGGCTCGGCCATGACCCGGCGGGTGGCGGCCGGCGAGATCGCCGCCGTCAGCACCGGCGACCTGGAGAAGATCGGCTGGTTCGTCGAGGCGCTCTCCCGGTTCGGTGCCTCGGCGGTGACCACGGCCGGTCTCTGTGTCGCACTCGCCTGCTACCAGCCGGCGCTGGGTGCCCTGGTGGCTCTGGGCGTGCCCGTCATGGCGCTGGCCGTCCTGCCGTTGCTGCCGCCCGCCATCCGGCGCGCCGACGCACAGCGCGACAAGGCCGGCCAGGCTACCGAACTGGCCTCCGACACCGTCGCCGGGCTGCGCGTGCTGCGCGGCATCGGCGGTGAGGAACTCTTCCTCGACCGCTACCGCAGCGCCTCCCAGGAGGTGCGCAAGGCCGCCGTCCGCAGCGCCCGGATGTGGTCGCTGATCTCGGCCGTCCAGGTACTGCTGCCGGGCCTGCTGCTGCTCGCGGTGGTCTGGTACGGCGCCCGGCTCGCCCTCGACGGCACGATCACCGTCGGCGATCTCGTCACCCTCTACAGCGCGGTCGCCTTTCTCCTCTTCCCGCTCCGGCACTTCGAAGAGATCGCGCAGGCCTATGCCTTCGCCAGACCGTCCGCGACCCGCACGGCCCGCGTGCTGGCCCAGCACCGTCCGGCCGGCGCACCGGCCGAGGACACGGCGACGCCACCCACCGGCGAACTGCACGACCCCGTCAGCGGACTGACCGCACAGGCCGGCCGGCTGACCGCCGTGGTCTGCGGCGACCCCGACGCGGCGGGCCGGCTCGCCGAACACCTCGGCGGGCACCCGCCGTCGGCGGACGACGACAGCGGGAAGGCCCGCCCGCCATCCGTCCTCCTCGGCGGCACCCCGCTGGACGAACTACCGCGCGACGCCGCCCGCCGGGCCGTACTCGTCCAGGACAAGGACCCGATGCTGCTCTCCGGCACGCTCGGCGAACTGCTCGACGTACCGGCCTCCGGGCGGGTGGGCGCGACGCAGGCACTGGCCGCGGCGCAGTGCGGCGATGTGCTGACCGCGCTGGCCCAGGCCACCGCCGACGATTCGGGCGACCCGATGCGCACCCACATCACCGAGCGCGGCCGGTCGCTGTCCGGTGGCCAGCGACAGCGGCTGGCGCTGGCCCGATCGCTGGTCACCGACCCGGAGGTGCTGGTGCTGGACGAGCCGAGCAGCGCCGTCGACGCCCACACCGAGGCCCGGATCGCCGACGGCCTGCGGGAGTTGAGACGCGGACGCACCACGGTCGTTCTCACCTCCAGTCCGCTCTTGCTGGACCGGGCCGACGAGGTGGTGTTCCTCCAGGAGGGCACGGTCGCCGCCCGGGCCACCCACCGCGAACTGCTGCACCTCCACCCCGCCTACCGCGCGGTCGTGACCCGCGCATCGGACCCCGAGCCGGCACTGTCGGCCGGCCATCCTGAGCGAGAAGGTAGGACCGCATGA
- a CDS encoding acyl-CoA thioesterase, which yields MSNPADKLVDLLDLEQIEVNIFRGRSPQESLQRVFGGQVAGQALVAAGRTTEGDRPVHSLHAYFLRPGRPGLPIVYQVERVRDGRSFTTRRVVAVQQGRTIFNLTASFHKPEPGFDHQLPLRRAVPDPEELPTLAEEVREYLRELPQSLERMARRMPFEIRYVDRLRWTPDEIEGAEPRSAVWMRAVGPLGDDPLVHTCALTYASDMTLLDAVRIPIEPLWGPRGFDMASLDHAMWFHRPFRADEWFLYDQESPIATGGRGLARGRIYDREGRLLVSVVQEGLFRKLGG from the coding sequence ATGAGCAATCCCGCCGACAAGCTGGTCGATCTGCTGGATCTCGAACAGATCGAAGTGAACATCTTCCGGGGCCGCAGCCCCCAGGAATCGCTGCAGCGGGTCTTCGGCGGCCAGGTCGCGGGGCAGGCGCTGGTGGCTGCCGGGCGGACCACGGAAGGTGACCGCCCGGTCCACTCGCTCCATGCGTACTTTCTGCGGCCGGGCCGGCCCGGGCTGCCGATCGTGTACCAGGTCGAGCGGGTGCGCGACGGGCGGTCCTTCACCACCCGCCGGGTCGTCGCCGTCCAGCAGGGACGCACGATCTTCAATCTGACCGCCTCCTTTCACAAGCCGGAACCCGGCTTCGATCATCAGTTGCCGCTGCGCCGGGCGGTGCCCGACCCGGAAGAGCTGCCCACGCTCGCGGAAGAGGTCCGCGAGTATCTGCGCGAACTGCCCCAGTCCCTGGAGCGGATGGCGCGCCGGATGCCGTTCGAGATCCGGTATGTCGACCGGCTGCGGTGGACCCCGGACGAGATCGAGGGTGCCGAGCCGCGCAGCGCGGTGTGGATGCGCGCGGTCGGGCCGCTGGGCGACGATCCGCTCGTGCACACCTGCGCGCTGACCTACGCCAGCGATATGACGCTGCTGGACGCGGTCCGCATCCCGATCGAGCCGCTCTGGGGGCCGCGCGGGTTCGACATGGCCTCGCTCGACCATGCGATGTGGTTCCACCGGCCGTTCCGCGCCGATGAGTGGTTCCTCTACGACCAGGAGTCGCCGATCGCCACCGGCGGCCGCGGCCTGGCCCGGGGGCGGATCTACGACCGGGAGGGCAGGCTGCTGGTCTCGGTCGTCCAGGAGGGGCTTTTCAGGAAGCTGGGCGGCTGA
- a CDS encoding metal-dependent hydrolase, with translation MMGPAHSLSGAAAWLGVGAGAAAAGYPMPWPVLVCGALICAGAALAPDLDHKSATISRAFGPLSRILCEVVDALSHAVYKATKMRGDSNRNGGHRTLTHTWLWAVLVGGGMSLLAMKGGHWAVLGILFVHMVLAIEGLLWRAARVSSDVLVWLLGAAAAWILGGILDQPGNGASWLFTEPGQQYLWLGLPVVLGALVHDIGDALTVSGCPVLWPIPIGRKRWFPVGPPQAMRFKAGSWVELKVLMPVFMLLGGIGGLGALGYI, from the coding sequence ATGATGGGACCGGCGCACTCGCTGTCCGGGGCCGCAGCCTGGCTGGGGGTGGGTGCCGGGGCCGCTGCCGCTGGATATCCGATGCCTTGGCCGGTGCTCGTCTGCGGAGCTCTGATCTGTGCCGGAGCGGCGCTGGCCCCGGACCTCGACCACAAGTCCGCGACCATCTCGCGGGCCTTCGGTCCGCTTTCGCGGATTCTGTGCGAAGTGGTCGACGCCCTCTCGCACGCGGTCTACAAGGCGACCAAGATGCGCGGTGATTCGAACCGCAATGGCGGGCACCGCACGCTCACCCACACCTGGTTGTGGGCCGTGCTGGTCGGTGGCGGTATGTCACTGCTGGCGATGAAGGGTGGCCACTGGGCGGTGCTCGGCATCCTCTTCGTCCACATGGTGCTCGCCATCGAGGGGTTGCTGTGGCGGGCGGCACGGGTCTCCAGCGACGTGCTGGTGTGGCTGCTGGGCGCCGCCGCGGCCTGGATCCTGGGCGGCATACTCGATCAGCCGGGCAACGGCGCGAGTTGGCTGTTCACCGAGCCGGGGCAGCAGTACCTCTGGCTGGGTCTGCCGGTCGTCCTGGGGGCGCTGGTCCATGACATCGGCGACGCCCTGACGGTCTCGGGTTGTCCCGTCCTGTGGCCCATCCCGATAGGCCGCAAGCGCTGGTTCCCCGTCGGCCCGCCCCAGGCCATGCGTTTCAAGGCCGGCAGCTGGGTGGAGCTGAAGGTGCTGATGCCGGTGTTCATGCTGCTGGGAGGCATCGGCGGCCTGGGCGCCCTCGGCTATATCTGA
- a CDS encoding DUF6397 family protein yields the protein MTVMCDGQQTLTTGRAARELELRTGEFELAVQLGEVRTVPAGSEDRPAAAGSPGRHHRVPAEEIARLQAEPGFPEALRERIRAVSTTEAAALMGVGPGRVARLTRAGCLGPVRFYVNRFGAVVWLYLASEVTRFAEREPELMRGNTPAAMRVMLDSGQDWRARQWRSRRVAQLMGQTDDPWESAAVIAAVLPPEELASVAEDPLERSLLRRLRPTLASVITVTPAARESFERVVTAEEFDEVLWYRVNLSRGLERARRDDPGRLRTPAAMPSAARPDQPPSFLKSPSWTTETSSLPSRS from the coding sequence ATGACAGTGATGTGCGACGGGCAGCAGACGCTCACGACGGGGCGGGCCGCCCGTGAACTGGAGCTGAGGACCGGCGAGTTCGAGCTCGCCGTCCAGCTCGGAGAAGTGCGGACGGTGCCGGCCGGGAGCGAGGACCGGCCGGCAGCGGCCGGATCGCCGGGCCGGCACCACCGGGTCCCGGCGGAGGAGATCGCCCGGCTGCAGGCCGAACCGGGCTTTCCGGAAGCCCTCCGCGAACGGATCCGCGCGGTCAGCACGACCGAGGCCGCCGCGCTGATGGGCGTCGGGCCCGGCCGGGTGGCGCGCCTGACCCGGGCCGGGTGCCTCGGCCCCGTCCGGTTCTATGTGAATCGCTTCGGCGCGGTGGTCTGGCTGTACCTCGCGTCCGAAGTCACCCGCTTCGCCGAGCGGGAACCCGAACTCATGCGGGGCAACACCCCGGCGGCGATGCGGGTGATGCTCGACAGCGGACAGGACTGGCGGGCCCGCCAGTGGCGCAGCCGGCGGGTCGCCCAGCTCATGGGACAGACCGACGACCCCTGGGAATCGGCTGCGGTGATCGCCGCGGTGCTCCCGCCGGAGGAACTGGCCTCGGTGGCCGAGGACCCGCTGGAGCGGTCCCTGCTGCGCCGGCTCCGGCCCACGCTGGCGTCCGTCATCACGGTGACCCCGGCCGCCCGCGAATCCTTTGAACGGGTGGTGACGGCGGAGGAGTTCGACGAGGTGCTGTGGTACCGCGTCAACCTCTCCCGTGGCCTGGAGCGCGCCCGCCGGGACGACCCGGGGCGGCTGCGGACGCCGGCCGCCATGCCCTCCGCCGCCCGCCCGGATCAGCCGCCCAGCTTCCTGAAAAGCCCCTCCTGGACGACCGAGACCAGCAGCCTGCCCTCCCGGTCGTAG
- a CDS encoding DEAD/DEAH box helicase, whose translation MTLIDHLPNDADPDALFEAFSGWAEQQGISLYPAQEEALIEVVSGANVILSTPTGSGKSLVAAGAHFTALANDQVTFYTAPIKALVSEKFFDLCKLFGTENVGMLTGDASVNADAPVICCTAEILASIALRDGKDADIGQVVMDEFHFYAEQDRGWAWQIPLLELPQAQFILMSATLGDMSRFEEDLTRRTGKPTTMVRSATRPVPLSYEYRTSAMTETLTELLETRQSPVYIVHFTQAAAVERAQALMSINMCTRAEKDEIAQLIGNFRFTTKFGRNLSRYVRHGIGVHHAGMLPKYRRLVEKLAQAGLLKVICGTDTLGVGVNVPIRTVLFTALTKYDGSRVRTLRAREFHQIAGRAGRAGFDTAGFVVAQAPEHVVENEKALAKAGDDPKKRRKVVRKKAPEGFVNWGENTFEKLIASDPEPLTSRFRVTHAMLLAVIARPGNAFDAMRKLLEDNHEPRRNQLRHIRRAIAIYRSLLDGGIVERLAEPDAEGRIVRLTVDLQQDFALNQPLSTFALAAFDLLDPESPSYALDMVSVVESTLDDPRQILAAQQNKARGEAVAQMKADGVEYEDRMERLMDVEYPKPLEELLFHAYGLYRKSHPWVGDHPLSPKSVIRDMYERAMTFTEFTSFYELARTEGIVLRYLASAFKALDHTVPDDLKSEDFEDIIAWLGEMVRQVDSSLLDEWEQLANPEVETAEQAAERADQVRPVTANARAFRVLVRNAMFRRVELAALDKVEELGEMDAESGWGTDAWGEAMDAYWDEYDELGTGPDARGPKLLQIQEDAEHGLWKVRQTFADPNGDHDWGISAEVDLAASDEEGRAVVRVTDVGQM comes from the coding sequence GTGACCCTCATCGATCATCTGCCGAACGACGCCGACCCCGATGCCCTCTTCGAAGCCTTTTCGGGCTGGGCCGAGCAGCAGGGCATCTCGCTCTACCCTGCCCAGGAGGAGGCGCTGATCGAGGTGGTCTCGGGGGCGAACGTCATCCTGTCCACCCCCACCGGCTCCGGTAAGAGCCTGGTGGCGGCCGGTGCGCACTTCACCGCCCTCGCCAACGATCAGGTCACCTTCTACACCGCGCCCATCAAGGCACTGGTCTCGGAGAAGTTCTTCGACCTCTGCAAGCTGTTCGGTACCGAGAACGTCGGCATGCTCACCGGCGATGCGTCGGTCAACGCCGATGCGCCGGTCATCTGCTGCACCGCCGAGATCCTCGCCTCGATAGCGCTGCGGGACGGCAAGGACGCGGACATCGGCCAGGTCGTGATGGACGAATTCCATTTCTATGCCGAGCAGGACCGCGGCTGGGCCTGGCAGATTCCGCTGCTCGAGCTGCCGCAGGCGCAGTTCATTCTGATGTCGGCGACGCTCGGCGACATGTCGCGCTTCGAAGAGGACCTGACCCGGCGCACGGGGAAGCCGACGACGATGGTGCGCTCGGCGACACGACCGGTGCCGCTGTCGTACGAGTACCGCACGTCGGCGATGACGGAGACGCTCACCGAGCTGCTGGAGACCCGCCAGTCGCCGGTCTATATCGTGCACTTCACCCAGGCCGCCGCCGTGGAGCGGGCGCAGGCACTGATGAGCATCAATATGTGCACGCGTGCCGAGAAGGACGAAATCGCGCAGCTCATCGGGAACTTCCGGTTCACCACGAAGTTCGGCCGGAACCTCTCGCGGTACGTCCGCCATGGCATCGGCGTGCACCATGCGGGCATGCTGCCCAAGTACCGCCGGCTCGTCGAAAAGCTGGCACAGGCGGGCCTGTTGAAGGTCATCTGCGGTACGGACACCCTCGGCGTGGGCGTCAACGTCCCGATCCGCACGGTGTTGTTCACCGCGCTGACGAAGTACGACGGGTCGCGGGTGCGGACGCTGCGGGCGCGGGAGTTCCACCAGATCGCAGGCCGCGCCGGGCGGGCCGGTTTCGACACCGCGGGCTTCGTGGTCGCGCAGGCCCCCGAGCATGTCGTGGAGAACGAGAAGGCGCTGGCCAAGGCGGGCGACGACCCCAAGAAGCGCCGGAAGGTGGTGCGCAAGAAGGCGCCGGAGGGCTTCGTCAACTGGGGTGAGAACACCTTCGAGAAGCTGATCGCCTCCGATCCGGAGCCGCTGACCTCGCGCTTCCGGGTGACGCACGCGATGCTGCTGGCCGTGATCGCACGGCCGGGCAATGCCTTCGACGCGATGCGCAAGCTGCTCGAGGACAACCATGAGCCGCGCAGGAACCAGCTCCGGCACATCCGGCGGGCCATCGCGATCTACCGTTCGCTGCTGGACGGCGGAATCGTGGAGCGGCTGGCGGAGCCGGATGCGGAGGGCCGGATCGTCCGGCTGACCGTGGATCTCCAGCAGGACTTCGCGCTCAACCAGCCGCTGTCGACCTTCGCGCTCGCCGCGTTCGACCTCCTCGACCCCGAGTCGCCGTCCTACGCGCTGGACATGGTCTCGGTCGTGGAGTCCACGCTGGACGATCCGCGGCAGATCCTGGCCGCGCAGCAGAACAAGGCCCGCGGCGAGGCGGTCGCCCAGATGAAGGCCGACGGGGTCGAGTACGAAGACCGCATGGAACGGCTCATGGACGTGGAGTACCCCAAGCCGCTGGAGGAGCTGCTCTTCCACGCCTACGGCCTCTACCGCAAGAGCCACCCGTGGGTCGGCGACCACCCGCTGTCGCCGAAGTCGGTCATCCGCGATATGTACGAACGCGCCATGACCTTCACGGAGTTCACGTCCTTCTACGAGCTGGCGCGCACCGAGGGGATCGTCCTGCGCTACCTGGCGAGTGCCTTCAAGGCGCTGGACCACACCGTGCCGGACGATCTGAAGTCGGAGGACTTCGAGGACATCATCGCCTGGCTGGGCGAGATGGTGCGGCAGGTCGACTCCAGTCTGCTGGACGAGTGGGAGCAGCTCGCCAACCCCGAGGTGGAGACGGCGGAGCAGGCCGCCGAGCGGGCCGATCAGGTCCGGCCGGTCACGGCCAACGCGCGGGCGTTCCGGGTGCTGGTGCGCAATGCGATGTTCCGGCGGGTGGAGCTGGCGGCGCTGGACAAGGTCGAGGAGCTCGGCGAGATGGATGCCGAGTCCGGCTGGGGCACGGACGCCTGGGGCGAGGCGATGGACGCCTACTGGGATGAGTACGACGAGCTGGGCACCGGCCCGGACGCGCGCGGCCCGAAGCTCCTGCAGATCCAGGAGGATGCCGAGCACGGGCTGTGGAAGGTACGGCAGACTTTCGCGGACCCGAACGGTGATCACGACTGGGGTATCTCCGCGGAGGTGGACCTGGCCGCCTCCGACGAGGAGGGACGCGCCGTGGTGCGGGTCACGGATGTGGGTCAGATGTGA